From the Actinopolymorpha singaporensis genome, the window TCCTGGTGTCCGAGCCCACCATGGCGGCCCGGATCACCCGGGCGAAGAAGAAGATCGCCGCGGCCGGCATCCCCTACCGCGTGCCGCGCGGTGCGGACCTGCCCGAGCGGCTCGACGGCGTCCTCGCCGTCCTGTACCTCGTCTTCACCGAGGGCCATGCGGCGTCGTCGGGGGAGACCCTCATCCGCCGGGGACTGTGCGCGGAGGCGATCCGGCTGACCCGGGTGGTGTCCGCGCTGCTGCCCGCGGAGCCGGATCCGGTGGCGCTGCTCGCGCTGATGATCCTCCAGCACTCCCGGCGCGACGCGCGCACCGACGAAAAGGGCCGGCTGGTCGTCCTGCCGGACCAGGACCGATCCCGCTGGCACCGGGCCGAGATCGAGGAGGGTGTCGCGCTGGTGGAGCGGGCTGCGTCGTTCGGGCGGGTGTCGGGCTACCTCGTGCAGGCGGCGATCGCCGCCGAACACGCCAGCGCGACCGAGGCGGACGGCACCGACTGGGCGGCCATCGCGCAGCTGTACGAACGTCTGGAACGCCTCACCGGCGGCTCACCCGTCGTCCGGCTCAACCGCGCGGTCGCCGTCGCCGAGACCGCCGGAGCCGACGCCGGGCTGGCCCTGCTGGACGGGCTGGACGACCGGCTCGGCGACTACCAACCGCTGCTGGTCACCCGGGCCGAGTTCCTCCGCAGGACCGGAGAACACGACGCCGCGCGGCGCGCCTACGCCAGGGCCCGGGAGCTGGCCGGGAACGACGCCGAGCGGGAGTTCCTCGGCCGGAAGCTGGCCGACCTCGACGGCAGGTCCGCCGAGGCGCCGCCGAACTAGGGGGCGCGGCGCCGCCGGGGAACGCCCATCAGACCGACCGCTCGTCGCGTACCGACGGACCGGCGGGCTTGTCGGGATCCCGGTGCTCGATGAGGTGCAGGCAGGGTACGCCGAGGCGGCGGCGTGCCTTGGACGTCCAGTCGACGTGGAAGAACTCCGCCACCACGTGCGGACGGGTGAGGATGACCACCTCGGAGGCCTGCCGCTCCCGGACCGCGTTCGACAGCGCCTCCACCGGCTCGGCCGAGGTGACCTCACCGTCGACGGCGCAGCCGCGTTCGGAGAGTGCGGCCAGGCTCTCGTCGAGCGCGGCCTGGCTGCGTTCGACGATCTCGGCCTGGATCTTGGCCAGGTCGACGTCGGGGAAGTTGAGCGCCGAGGTGGCGAGGACCTCGCTGGCGGCGATGGATCCGAGCGCGGACTCCACCCGGGCGGAGGCGTCCTCCACCGGGAGCAGCACGTGCACATGGGTGCGGCCGGGGTGGGTGCCGGCTCCGTAGAGTCCGGCGATCTGACCCGCGTCCACCCGCGACAGCGGCTTCTCGATCAGGAGCACGACCTCATACATCGCGTACTTCCTCCTCGCTCAGGTTCATCGTCCCGCGCCGGCTTCGAGGTGCAAAGGATGTCACTCCAGCCCCAGAATCTCCGCGAGGTCGAAGCGGACCGGCTCCTCGAGTTGGTCGTAACGGCACGACTCCGGCTGCCGGTCCGGGCGCCAGCGGACGAACTGCGCGGTGTGCCGGAAGCGCACACCCTCCATGTGGTCGTAGCGGACCTCGACGACGCGTTCGGGCCGCAGCGGCACGAACGACAGGTCCTTGCCCGCGCTCCACCGGCTCTGCTCGGCGTTGCGCGGCGTCCGGCTGCCGGCCTCCTGCTTCGCCCACGCCCACGGATGGTCGTCGAACGTGGTGACCAGCGGCTGGAGTTCGGTCAACAGCTCCCGCCGCCGGGCCAGCGGGAACGCACCGATCACGCCCACGCTGGCCAGGTCGCCGGCGTCGTTGTAGAGGCCGAGGAGGAGCGAGCCGATCGCGTCGGGTCCGCTCTTGTGCACGCGGTAGCCCGCGACCACGCAGTCGGCGGTGCGCTCGTGCTTGACCTTGAACATGACCCGTTTGTCCGGCTCGTACGGACCGTCCAGCGGCTTGGCGATCACCCCGTCCAGCCCGGCGCCCTCGAACTGGTGGAACCAGCGTTCGGCCAGGCTCCGGTCGGTGCTCGCGGGCGTCAGATGGATCGGCGAGGTGACCCCGGCCAGCGCCTCCTCCAGGGCATG encodes:
- a CDS encoding RNA polymerase sigma factor, whose amino-acid sequence is MTDERAASAAVEQAFTDHWGRLLALLTGQLRSMEIAEESLADAFERAVRHWAADGVPDRPEAWLLTTARRRGVDQLRREKTLARKLPLLVVDAEPAGATGTADAADLADLGAGTGEEIPDERLRLLFTCCHPALAMPARVALTLRMVGGLTTAEIARAFLVSEPTMAARITRAKKKIAAAGIPYRVPRGADLPERLDGVLAVLYLVFTEGHAASSGETLIRRGLCAEAIRLTRVVSALLPAEPDPVALLALMILQHSRRDARTDEKGRLVVLPDQDRSRWHRAEIEEGVALVERAASFGRVSGYLVQAAIAAEHASATEADGTDWAAIAQLYERLERLTGGSPVVRLNRAVAVAETAGADAGLALLDGLDDRLGDYQPLLVTRAEFLRRTGEHDAARRAYARARELAGNDAEREFLGRKLADLDGRSAEAPPN
- a CDS encoding ATP-dependent DNA ligase, yielding MQLPVMPPVAPMLAKPVKHIPHGDHSYEPKWDGFRSIIFRDGDEVEIGSRNERPMTRYFPEVVAAVLAKLPDRCVIDGELVVPDRARGRLDFDTLQQRIHPAASRVRLLSEQTPAHFVAFDLLAIDDRDLTGEPFSVRRHALEEALAGVTSPIHLTPASTDRSLAERWFHQFEGAGLDGVIAKPLDGPYEPDKRVMFKVKHERTADCVVAGYRVHKSGPDAIGSLLLGLYNDAGDLASVGVIGAFPLARRRELLTELQPLVTTFDDHPWAWAKQEAGSRTPRNAEQSRWSAGKDLSFVPLRPERVVEVRYDHMEGVRFRHTAQFVRWRPDRQPESCRYDQLEEPVRFDLAEILGLE